The following coding sequences are from one Lycium ferocissimum isolate CSIRO_LF1 chromosome 3, AGI_CSIRO_Lferr_CH_V1, whole genome shotgun sequence window:
- the LOC132048953 gene encoding uncharacterized protein LOC132048953, which translates to MESLLELMSKGAYEYQETSGGLPQKIAGVLQVDDVAAIRANITTLINVMLRVFPQAQQQNHSVGNSGNDYGNNYNPPFGKQDFHKLKNYQQPQGQPASNLEEMMKQLIAQTQVTQQQNQKIQSEMQKSIHELERQMGQMAMKQNARPQGAFPSDTEKNPKEFKVVTLRNGRELEEVPPKKKNIAEAELIHAKPAKPEQTVQINIPLVELLQEVPKYAKYIKDVVVNKRRWTEFEIVALTEECSSRVRSKIPPKLKDPCSFMISITISNIEVGLALCDLGASINLMPTSVFRTLGLGEPRPMIITLQLADRSLAYPDSIIEDVLVKVGLFILPVDFVILDYEADKSVPLIIGRVFLATVDAVIRVRDGKMSMVVDGQEAIFDVFKATKLPAHYEDLKMIIVVEPELTNAELDHFLDSRDPLETALVYGEDLMVDAEVEECLSILDTSCAYL; encoded by the exons ATGGAATCTCTCCTTGAGTTGATGTCTAAAGGTGCTTATGAGTATCAAGAGACGAGCGGGGGGTTACCACAGAAAATTGCTGGGGTTCTTCAAGTAGATGATGTTGCAGCTATTCGGGCTAATATAACAACTCTTATTAATGTGATGTTGAGGGTGTTTCCTCAAGCTCAGCAG CAGAACCATAGTGTCGGAAATAGTGGGAACGATTATGGAAATAATTACAATCCTCCATTCGGGAAGCAGGACTTCCACAAGCTGAAAAATTATCAGCAACCCCAGGGTCAGCCAGCTAGTAATTTGGAAGAGATGATGAAGCAGCTTATAGCTCAAACACAAGTAACGCAAcaacaaaatcagaaaattcaAAGTGAGATGCAGAAATCTATTCATGAGCTTGAGCGTCAAATGGGGCAGATGGCTATGAAGCAGAATGCCAGACCACAGGGTGCTTTTCCTAGTGATACtgagaagaatcccaaggaGTTCAAGGTAGTCACCTTGAGGAATGGCAGAGAACTTGAAGAAGTGCCTCCGAAAAAGAAGAATATAGCAGAAGCAGAACTTATCCATGCTAAGCCAGCTAAGCCAGAGCAGACA GTACAAATCAACATTCCTTTGGTGGAGCTTTTGCAAGAAGTTCcaaaatatgctaagtatatcaAAGATGTGGTTGTGAACAAAAGACGTTGGACAGAGTTTGAGATTGTTGCACTTACTGAGGAGTGTAGTTCTAGAGTGAGGAGTAAAATTCCTCCAAAGTTGAAAGACCCGTGTAGCTTCATGATTTCGATTACTATTAGCAACATTGAAGTTGGGCTAGCATTGTGTGACTTGGGTGctagtattaatttgatgcctACTTCTGTGTTTCGAACGTTGGGCTTAGGTGAGCCTAGGCCAATGATTATTACTTTGCAGCTAGCTGATCGATCTCTTGCTTATCCTGATAGTATTATTGAGGATGTTCTTGTGAAGGTAGGGCTATTTATTCTGCCGGTTGATTTTGTTATACTTGATTATGAGGCAGATAAGAGTGTTCCTCTCATCATAGGAAGAGTATTCTTGGCTACTGTTGACGCTGTGATCCGAGTTAGAGATGGGAAGATGTCCATGGTAGTTGATGGACAAGAGGCAATTTTTGATGTGTTTAAAGCTACCAAGCTTCCAGCTcattatgaagatttgaagatgaTTATAGTTGTGGAGCCTGAGCTCACTAATGCAGAGTTAGATCACTTTCTAGATTCGCGAGATCCTTTGGAGACAGCTTTGGTGTATGGGGAAGATTTGATGGTTGATGCAGAAGTCGAGGAGTGTCTTAGCATCCTTGACACGTCGTGTGCTTATTTGTGA